Proteins co-encoded in one Acidobacteriota bacterium genomic window:
- a CDS encoding ribonucleoside-diphosphate reductase subunit alpha, translating to MATVQATLTDLDPNFPPSEAVLQMQVRKRNGSLEPVDVNKIVRAVQRCCYGLPHVDPLRVASKTIGGLFDGASTRELDAISIQTSAALIAEEPEYSRLAARLLLATIEKEVAGQNIYSFSQSMEVGHREGVVSKDAAEFVAANARKLNSAIDDRLSDRFEYFGLRTVYDRYLLRHPITRQVIETPQYFFMRVSAGLSVRVHEAAEFYRLLASHDYLPSSPTLFNSGTKHSQMSSCYLLDSPKDSLESIYDAYKQIAMLSKFSGGIGLAFHRVRSEGSLIRATNGLSNGIVPWLRTLDASVAAVNQGGKRKGACCVYLEPWHADVESFLEMRDNTGDHARRTYNLNLANWIPDLFMKRVDEDGMWSLFDPKDVTHLPDLFGVEFERAYVEAEEQKKYVRQVKARDLYARMMRTLAETGNGWMVFKDACNVKCNQTGLPENVVHLSNLCTEITEVTSSEETAVCNLGSINLARHVTDGAFDFDKLAATVRHAVPMLDRVIDINYYPVPQAAVANSRWRPVGLGVMGLQDVFFQLRMVFDSPQARALSAKIQEEIYFHALTVSCELAEQHGPHAAFQESRAAKGEFQFDLWGVKPEDSARWELLRERMKRSGLRNSLMIAIAPTATIASIVGCYECIEPQVSNLFKRETLSGEFMQINRYLVQELKQLGLWSEEMRTRIKLAEGSIQGIEEIPSDVRSIYRTVWELPMRSLIDMAAGRGAFIDQSQSLNLFAESPNIGRLSSMYMYAWKRGVKTTYYLRSRPATKIAKTTVAAASKGTAVVINASASVTCSLDNPESCEACQ from the coding sequence ATGGCGACGGTGCAGGCGACACTCACTGATCTCGATCCGAACTTTCCCCCATCCGAAGCCGTGCTGCAGATGCAGGTGCGCAAGCGCAACGGCTCGCTCGAACCGGTCGATGTGAACAAGATTGTGCGGGCGGTGCAGCGCTGCTGCTATGGGCTGCCGCACGTCGACCCGCTGCGCGTTGCCAGCAAGACGATCGGCGGCCTCTTCGATGGCGCCTCGACGCGGGAGCTTGATGCGATCTCGATCCAGACTTCGGCGGCGTTGATCGCCGAGGAGCCGGAGTACTCTCGTCTGGCAGCGCGGCTGCTGCTGGCCACGATCGAGAAAGAGGTGGCGGGGCAGAACATTTACTCCTTCTCGCAGTCGATGGAGGTGGGGCATCGCGAGGGTGTGGTTTCAAAGGACGCGGCGGAGTTCGTCGCGGCGAATGCAAGGAAGCTGAACAGCGCCATCGACGACCGACTGTCCGATCGCTTCGAGTACTTTGGGTTGCGCACGGTCTATGACCGTTACCTGCTGCGTCATCCGATCACGCGGCAGGTGATCGAGACGCCGCAGTACTTTTTCATGCGCGTCTCGGCCGGACTGTCGGTGCGCGTGCATGAGGCGGCAGAGTTTTATCGGCTGCTGGCGTCGCACGACTATCTGCCCAGTTCGCCGACGCTCTTCAACAGTGGGACGAAGCACTCGCAGATGTCGTCGTGCTATCTGCTGGATTCGCCGAAGGACTCGCTGGAGTCGATCTACGACGCTTACAAGCAGATTGCGATGCTGTCGAAGTTTTCGGGCGGCATCGGTCTTGCGTTTCATCGTGTGCGCTCGGAGGGCTCGTTGATTCGCGCGACGAATGGGCTGTCGAACGGCATAGTGCCGTGGCTGCGTACGCTCGATGCGTCGGTGGCGGCGGTCAACCAGGGCGGCAAGCGCAAGGGCGCGTGCTGCGTGTATCTCGAGCCGTGGCACGCGGATGTGGAGTCGTTTCTGGAGATGCGCGACAATACGGGCGACCATGCTCGGCGAACGTATAACCTCAATCTCGCCAACTGGATTCCGGACCTTTTCATGAAGCGCGTCGATGAAGATGGCATGTGGTCACTCTTCGATCCTAAAGATGTGACTCATCTGCCCGATTTATTCGGTGTGGAGTTCGAGCGTGCTTACGTCGAGGCCGAGGAGCAGAAGAAGTATGTGCGCCAGGTGAAGGCGCGCGATCTCTACGCGCGCATGATGCGAACGCTGGCGGAGACCGGCAACGGGTGGATGGTCTTCAAGGATGCATGCAATGTGAAGTGCAACCAGACGGGTTTGCCGGAGAACGTCGTTCATCTCTCGAACCTCTGCACGGAGATCACGGAGGTGACATCGTCCGAGGAGACGGCGGTGTGCAATCTGGGTTCGATCAATCTTGCGCGGCATGTGACGGATGGTGCGTTCGACTTCGACAAGCTGGCTGCGACAGTGCGTCATGCGGTGCCGATGCTCGATCGCGTGATCGACATCAACTATTACCCCGTGCCGCAGGCCGCAGTAGCAAATAGCCGATGGAGGCCGGTGGGGCTGGGGGTGATGGGGCTTCAGGACGTCTTCTTTCAACTCCGGATGGTCTTCGACTCGCCGCAGGCGCGTGCACTCTCGGCCAAGATTCAGGAGGAGATTTACTTTCATGCGCTGACCGTCTCCTGCGAGCTTGCGGAGCAGCACGGTCCGCATGCGGCTTTTCAGGAGTCGCGCGCCGCAAAGGGAGAGTTTCAGTTCGATCTGTGGGGCGTGAAGCCGGAAGACAGCGCGCGGTGGGAGTTGCTGCGTGAGCGAATGAAGAGGTCGGGTCTGCGCAACTCGTTGATGATCGCGATTGCTCCCACTGCGACGATCGCGTCGATCGTCGGCTGCTATGAGTGCATCGAGCCGCAGGTTTCGAATCTGTTCAAGCGCGAGACGCTTTCGGGCGAGTTCATGCAGATCAACCGCTATCTTGTGCAGGAGCTGAAGCAGCTTGGCCTGTGGTCGGAGGAGATGCGGACACGCATCAAACTTGCCGAGGGCTCGATCCAGGGCATTGAGGAGATTCCGAGCGATGTGCGCTCGATCTATCGCACGGTGTGGGAGCTGCCGATGCGTTCGCTCATCGACATGGCGGCGGGCCGCGGGGCCTTTATCGACCAGAGCCAGTCGCTGAACCTGTTTGCGGAGTCGCCAAACATCGGGAGGCTCAGCTCGATGTACATGTATGCGTGGAAGCGCGGCGTCAAGACGACGTACTACCTGCGCTCGCGTCCCGCGACGAAGATCGCGAAGACCACGGTCGCGGCGGCGTCGAAGGGCACAGCCGTCGTTATTAACGCATCCGCGAGCGTTACGTGCTCGCTTGACAATCCAGAGAGCTGCGAAGCCTGCCAGTAA
- a CDS encoding ribonucleotide-diphosphate reductase subunit beta has protein sequence MSIATPNAILDPGLSLTLRPMRYPVFFEMFKDGIRNTWTVEEVDFSTDLVDLRSRLTPAEIHLIQRLVAFFATGDSIVSNNLVLNLYKHINSPEARLYLSRQLFEEAVHVQFYLTLLDNYVPDPEARAAAFAAVENIPSITKKAQFCMRWMDSIQKLDELRTPAERKQFLLNLVCFAGCIEGLFFFAAFAYVYFLRSRGLLNGLAAGTNWVFRDESCHLEFAFEVVNVVRSEEPELFDAELEQQIVEMMKDAVECELQFAADLLSGGVAGLSVREMRQYLEYVADSRVARLGMPAIFGSKNPFAFMELQDVQELTNFFERRVSAYQVAVAGEVAFHEDF, from the coding sequence ATGTCCATCGCAACACCGAACGCCATTCTCGATCCCGGTCTTTCGCTCACGCTGAGGCCGATGCGTTATCCCGTCTTTTTTGAGATGTTCAAGGATGGCATCCGCAATACATGGACGGTTGAGGAGGTGGATTTTTCGACCGACCTGGTTGACCTGCGCTCGCGTCTTACTCCGGCGGAGATTCACCTGATCCAGCGGCTGGTTGCATTCTTTGCGACTGGAGACTCGATCGTCTCCAACAACCTGGTGTTGAATCTCTACAAGCACATCAACTCGCCCGAGGCGCGGCTTTATTTGTCGCGTCAGCTCTTTGAAGAGGCAGTGCATGTGCAGTTTTACTTGACGCTGCTGGACAACTATGTTCCCGATCCCGAGGCGCGCGCGGCGGCGTTTGCCGCGGTGGAGAACATTCCGTCGATCACGAAGAAGGCGCAGTTCTGCATGCGCTGGATGGATTCGATTCAGAAGCTGGATGAGTTGCGTACTCCTGCCGAACGCAAGCAGTTTTTGCTGAACCTTGTCTGTTTCGCGGGGTGCATCGAGGGTCTGTTCTTCTTCGCGGCGTTTGCCTATGTGTATTTTCTGCGTTCGCGCGGGTTGCTGAACGGCCTTGCTGCGGGAACGAACTGGGTCTTCCGCGACGAGAGCTGTCATCTGGAGTTTGCGTTTGAAGTCGTGAACGTTGTGCGGTCGGAGGAGCCTGAGCTCTTTGATGCGGAGCTCGAGCAGCAGATCGTCGAGATGATGAAGGATGCGGTGGAGTGCGAGCTGCAATTCGCCGCAGACCTGCTATCGGGCGGCGTCGCGGGCCTGTCGGTGCGCGAGATGCGCCAGTATCTGGAGTACGTCGCGGACTCGCGCGTTGCGCGCCTGGGTATGCCAGCGATCTTCGGCTCGAAGAACCCGTTCGCGTTCATGGAGCTTCAGGATGTGCAGGAGCTGACGAATTTTTTTGAGAGACGCGTTTCGGCGTACCAGGTTGCCGTGGCCGGCGAGGTGGCGTTTCACGAAGATTTTTAG
- a CDS encoding FAD-dependent oxidoreductase: MNRRSFLQGSAALAGCSTVGLTGCMKRAVTAAVAGAPPLPFYDVPGPITPIRADVDRIFRITVCLRPFRAAGPRLDVERVGDKVVVHNYGHGGSGWSLSWGSADVAVRKALDAANGSREIAVIGCGALGLTAAITAQRAGFRVTIYAKERPPFVRSSRATGSWTPDSRIALASAASPDFAAQWESMARTSFAMYQSYLGMSGAPIEWTDRYMLSDMTRKESAAQADQGNTHGFAHYAERIDDITPSSQTIPEGLHPFPTKYVRRSSSLTFNVADYSRQLMNDFLIAGGRIETREFHSPQEIAALTQPVIVNCTGYGARQLWSDESIVPIRGQIAWLIPQEGVHYGLFYKGVYVLARRDGIVVQPGTGGEDEGWNDTNEQPDRAAAVAGVQVLQELYSRMEMMPRRRA, from the coding sequence ATGAATCGTCGATCCTTTCTGCAGGGCTCTGCGGCCCTTGCCGGATGCAGTACCGTCGGCCTGACGGGATGCATGAAGCGGGCAGTTACTGCTGCGGTTGCGGGTGCGCCGCCGCTTCCGTTCTACGATGTGCCGGGGCCGATTACGCCGATCCGCGCAGACGTCGATCGCATCTTCCGGATTACGGTCTGCCTGAGACCGTTTCGCGCTGCCGGCCCTCGCCTCGATGTCGAGCGCGTGGGCGACAAGGTTGTTGTGCACAACTATGGGCATGGCGGAAGCGGCTGGTCGCTCTCGTGGGGATCGGCCGACGTTGCGGTACGCAAGGCGCTTGACGCGGCGAATGGCAGCAGGGAGATCGCGGTGATCGGCTGCGGAGCGCTGGGTCTGACTGCGGCGATCACAGCGCAGCGCGCGGGGTTTCGCGTAACGATCTACGCGAAGGAACGGCCGCCGTTTGTGCGTTCGTCACGGGCCACGGGCTCGTGGACGCCGGATTCGCGGATTGCCCTGGCTTCGGCGGCGTCGCCTGATTTCGCTGCGCAGTGGGAGTCGATGGCGCGTACATCGTTCGCGATGTATCAGAGCTACCTCGGCATGTCTGGAGCGCCGATCGAGTGGACCGATCGCTATATGCTCTCGGACATGACGCGCAAGGAGAGTGCTGCTCAAGCGGATCAGGGCAATACGCATGGGTTTGCGCATTATGCGGAACGCATCGACGACATTACTCCCAGCTCGCAAACGATCCCCGAGGGGTTGCATCCTTTCCCCACGAAGTATGTGCGGCGCAGTTCTTCACTGACGTTCAATGTTGCGGACTACTCCCGGCAGTTGATGAACGACTTTCTGATTGCGGGCGGAAGGATTGAGACGCGAGAGTTCCATTCTCCTCAAGAGATCGCCGCGCTAACGCAGCCGGTGATCGTCAACTGCACGGGATACGGCGCGCGCCAGCTCTGGTCGGATGAGAGCATCGTCCCGATCCGCGGGCAGATTGCGTGGCTGATTCCGCAGGAGGGGGTCCACTACGGCCTGTTTTACAAGGGTGTCTATGTGCTCGCGCGGCGTGACGGTATTGTCGTACAGCCGGGAACGGGCGGCGAGGATGAGGGATGGAACGACACGAACGAACAGCCGGACAGGGCGGCTGCCGTTGCCGGTGTGCAGGTGCTGCAGGAGCTTTACAGCCGCATGGAGATGATGCCGCGCAGGCGCGCATGA
- the murQ gene encoding N-acetylmuramic acid 6-phosphate etherase, whose translation MATLTMIESTPPLKSAQNGPDEFQKLTTETPNSASEGLDTKSALEIARIINHEDSKIAAAVKKALPEIAIVIDTVARSLRDGGRLIYVGAGSSGRIASLDASECPPTFSTAPAQVQYIMAGGPKALASASDVNEDSPEIGQRDIARRRPTRKDIVIGVSASGRTPYVVGAVEYARARGAKTAAVVCNLNTALADVADTTIVAEVGPEALSGSTRMKSATAQKMILNLITTGAMTRLGYVYDNLMVNVHMKNAKLVERGIRVLMKVCNIDRETAIRTIKSAGKSIPIAVVMLKANVDKMEAVRRLAKSDGNVRLAIDDSRLEL comes from the coding sequence ATGGCTACTCTCACCATGATCGAGTCGACTCCGCCGTTGAAATCCGCTCAGAACGGCCCCGATGAGTTTCAGAAACTCACCACCGAGACCCCCAACTCTGCCTCCGAGGGCCTCGATACAAAGTCGGCTCTTGAAATCGCGCGGATCATCAATCACGAAGATTCAAAGATCGCCGCTGCCGTTAAAAAAGCGCTGCCGGAGATCGCGATTGTGATCGATACCGTTGCACGATCGCTGCGCGATGGCGGCCGGCTGATCTACGTCGGCGCAGGCTCTTCGGGACGCATCGCCTCGCTCGACGCATCGGAGTGTCCGCCCACCTTCTCCACCGCCCCCGCGCAGGTGCAGTACATCATGGCCGGCGGACCAAAGGCTTTGGCATCCGCCTCTGACGTCAACGAAGATTCTCCCGAAATCGGCCAACGCGACATCGCACGGCGCCGGCCAACCCGCAAGGACATTGTTATCGGCGTATCGGCATCTGGCCGCACGCCGTACGTCGTCGGCGCTGTCGAATATGCTCGTGCACGAGGGGCCAAGACCGCCGCCGTCGTCTGCAACCTGAACACCGCACTGGCTGATGTAGCCGATACGACCATCGTCGCCGAAGTAGGCCCCGAGGCGCTCTCCGGTTCGACCCGCATGAAGTCGGCAACTGCACAGAAGATGATCCTGAACCTGATCACGACTGGCGCCATGACGAGGCTCGGCTATGTGTACGACAATCTGATGGTGAACGTGCACATGAAAAACGCCAAGCTCGTCGAGCGTGGCATTCGTGTGCTGATGAAGGTTTGCAATATCGACCGCGAAACTGCGATCCGCACCATCAAATCGGCAGGAAAGTCCATCCCGATAGCCGTTGTCATGCTGAAGGCTAACGTCGACAAGATGGAAGCCGTCCGCCGCCTGGCAAAATCCGATGGCAACGTAAGGCTCGCAATCGACGACTCCCGCCTCGAGTTGTAG
- a CDS encoding serine hydrolase produces the protein MANRSRWCCSVAGFLAIALGVAGLRAEAQPFSLGLQKTDTTLEDRLTTLASTHHGHVALYATQLNTGKTVAIDEDHPVQTASVIKLAILFEAMEQVRAGKAHWDEKLTLAKGDGVSGSGVLSFFDAPLTLTLKDVLTMMVIVSDNTGTNLAIDRFGVDAVNARIAWLGLKDTHLYKKVMKPATGPMPADQPKFGLGKTTAREMATIMERIGLCELAGPGEKPQPGDAAICQVALTMLRNQFYRNTIPRYLEKLDSSETGSGIASKTGSLNAVRNDVALVAGKDGPMVISIFTYENEDKSWTPDNEAEMMIARLAKEIVEAWSPAGVDGKNLVPGLGLGLHVAPEPAKSASK, from the coding sequence ATGGCAAATAGATCGCGTTGGTGCTGCTCTGTGGCCGGTTTTCTGGCTATCGCATTGGGAGTTGCTGGTCTTCGTGCTGAAGCGCAGCCTTTTTCGCTCGGCCTGCAGAAGACGGATACTACTCTGGAGGACCGACTCACAACTTTGGCATCGACGCATCACGGTCACGTGGCGCTCTATGCAACCCAGTTGAACACGGGGAAGACCGTGGCCATCGATGAAGACCATCCCGTCCAGACAGCCTCTGTCATCAAACTGGCGATTCTGTTTGAGGCGATGGAGCAGGTGCGCGCGGGGAAGGCCCACTGGGATGAGAAGCTCACTCTTGCAAAGGGCGATGGCGTCAGTGGCTCGGGCGTGCTCAGTTTCTTCGATGCTCCGCTAACGCTAACACTGAAGGATGTTCTGACGATGATGGTCATCGTGAGTGACAACACTGGCACGAACCTGGCGATCGACCGCTTTGGCGTCGACGCGGTGAATGCCAGGATCGCCTGGCTGGGCCTAAAAGATACCCACCTGTACAAGAAGGTGATGAAGCCGGCGACAGGCCCGATGCCCGCAGACCAGCCGAAGTTTGGCCTGGGAAAGACGACGGCACGGGAGATGGCGACGATCATGGAGAGGATCGGTCTGTGCGAGCTGGCCGGTCCAGGCGAAAAGCCGCAGCCTGGAGATGCGGCGATCTGTCAGGTGGCTTTAACAATGTTGCGTAACCAGTTCTACCGAAACACGATACCGAGGTATCTTGAGAAGCTGGATTCGAGCGAGACTGGCTCAGGGATTGCCAGCAAGACTGGCAGTTTGAATGCAGTTCGGAACGATGTTGCTCTTGTGGCCGGGAAAGATGGACCGATGGTGATTTCGATCTTCACCTACGAAAACGAAGATAAAAGCTGGACTCCCGATAATGAGGCTGAGATGATGATTGCAAGGCTGGCGAAGGAGATTGTTGAGGCCTGGTCGCCGGCTGGAGTGGACGGCAAGAATCTCGTTCCCGGGTTGGGGCTTGGTCTTCATGTGGCTCCCGAACCTGCGAAAAGCGCGTCTAAATGA
- the lepB gene encoding signal peptidase I: protein MIEEESKAVDVSEPREPAQELDTGLPEAPARKKGSAHSWIRDLIISVAVSSFIIIFLYQPVRVEGTSMLPMLEDQDRLFINKLAYRVGEIQRGDVVVFLYPHDHQKSYIKRVIALPGDDLRIDHGRVFVNGHELVEKYVPPRFEDDRSLPETVVPEHEYFVMGDHRSISSDSRDFGPVDRDLIYGKAAFVYWPMEQAGVVR from the coding sequence ATGATTGAGGAAGAAAGTAAGGCCGTGGATGTAAGCGAGCCGAGAGAACCGGCACAAGAACTCGACACAGGTCTGCCTGAAGCGCCAGCCAGAAAGAAGGGCAGCGCTCACTCGTGGATTCGCGACCTCATTATCTCTGTCGCTGTTTCCAGCTTCATCATCATCTTTCTCTACCAGCCTGTTCGTGTAGAGGGCACGAGCATGTTACCGATGCTTGAAGACCAGGACAGGCTCTTCATCAACAAACTGGCATATAGGGTAGGCGAGATTCAACGCGGCGATGTGGTCGTCTTCCTTTATCCGCACGATCATCAAAAGAGCTATATCAAGCGCGTCATCGCGCTTCCCGGCGACGATCTTCGCATCGACCACGGCCGTGTCTTCGTCAATGGGCATGAGTTGGTTGAAAAGTATGTTCCGCCGCGCTTTGAAGACGATCGCTCTTTGCCGGAGACGGTTGTGCCTGAGCATGAGTACTTTGTGATGGGAGACCACCGTTCTATATCGAGTGACAGCCGAGACTTCGGCCCCGTTGACCGCGACCTGATCTATGGGAAGGCGGCCTTTGTGTATTGGCCGATGGAGCAGGCTGGGGTTGTCCGGTAG
- a CDS encoding triose-phosphate isomerase: MRKLLIAANWKMYKNPAESTAFLTHFVPLVKQNDKAEVVLCPPMTSLPALVDAARGKSVAVGAQTMHWLNEGAYTGETSPTMLTAIGATHVLIGHSERRQYFNETDTTVNLKLKSALAHGLVPIVCVGEHLHEREANKTTEVLNLQVAVALEGIDPAALGPLVIAYEPVWAIGTGKTATPEIAEEAHKIIRAQLAKVAGPTVAAATRILYGGSVKPDNAASLCCLEDIDGALVGGASLDPGSFAQIVANATSK, translated from the coding sequence ATGCGCAAACTGCTAATCGCTGCCAACTGGAAGATGTACAAGAACCCCGCCGAGTCCACGGCTTTCCTCACGCACTTCGTTCCCCTGGTCAAGCAAAATGACAAGGCCGAAGTCGTTCTCTGCCCTCCGATGACCTCGCTGCCCGCGCTCGTCGACGCCGCACGCGGCAAGTCCGTCGCCGTCGGCGCGCAGACGATGCACTGGCTCAATGAAGGCGCATATACCGGCGAGACCTCGCCGACGATGCTTACGGCCATCGGCGCAACCCACGTCCTCATCGGCCACTCCGAGCGGCGGCAGTACTTCAACGAGACCGACACCACCGTGAACCTGAAGCTGAAGTCGGCGCTCGCGCATGGCCTGGTGCCTATCGTCTGCGTCGGCGAACACCTGCATGAGCGCGAGGCCAACAAGACCACCGAGGTCCTGAACCTTCAGGTCGCGGTCGCCCTCGAAGGCATCGACCCCGCCGCGCTGGGCCCGCTGGTCATCGCCTACGAGCCCGTCTGGGCCATTGGAACAGGCAAGACCGCCACACCCGAGATCGCAGAGGAAGCGCACAAGATCATTCGTGCGCAGTTGGCAAAGGTGGCAGGGCCCACTGTCGCCGCGGCGACGAGAATTCTCTACGGCGGCTCAGTGAAGCCGGACAACGCCGCTTCGCTCTGCTGCCTGGAGGACATTGACGGCGCTCTGGTCGGAGGAGCATCGCTCGACCCGGGCTCCTTTGCTCAGATCGTTGCAAACGCGACTTCCAAATAA
- a CDS encoding phosphoglycerate kinase, whose product MSKLSIRDIDLTNKRVLIRVDFNVPLAVDGPDSSPRITDDTRIRETIPTIEYALRRKARVILCSHLGRPKGKVVPSMSLRPVVDRLRELLDHVISEEENVAFSPECVGEIATEMVAGLEPGQPLLLENLRFHAEEEKNDPEFAKQLASLCDIYINDAFGSAHRAHASTEGVTHHVPVSGAGLLMEKELTYLSKAVSDPIKPFVAIIGGAKVSDKIEVIDSLLDRVTTLIIGGGMAYTFLNAKGQTTGKSLVEADKINVAKAALAKAAKKGVSFLLPVDHVLADKFASDAKTQVFSGTGAFPADMMALDIGPASVELFKREIADAITIVWNGPMGVFEMPAFAKGTNAVARAVAANQDATSIVGGGDSVAAVQQSGVAAKITHISTGGGASLEFLEGKTLPGVAALTNK is encoded by the coding sequence ATGTCGAAGCTGTCCATCCGCGATATAGACCTCACCAACAAGCGGGTTTTGATCCGCGTTGATTTCAACGTACCGCTTGCGGTCGATGGACCCGACAGTTCGCCTCGCATCACCGACGACACACGCATCCGCGAGACGATCCCAACAATTGAGTACGCGCTGCGGCGCAAGGCTCGCGTTATCCTCTGCTCGCACCTTGGCCGCCCCAAGGGCAAGGTGGTGCCCTCGATGAGCCTGCGGCCGGTCGTTGACCGCCTGCGCGAGCTGCTCGACCACGTCATCAGCGAAGAGGAGAACGTCGCCTTCTCCCCCGAGTGCGTCGGCGAGATCGCCACCGAGATGGTCGCCGGTCTCGAGCCCGGCCAGCCGCTGCTGCTTGAGAACCTGCGCTTCCATGCCGAAGAAGAGAAGAACGACCCGGAATTTGCAAAGCAGTTGGCCTCACTCTGCGACATCTACATCAACGACGCCTTCGGCAGCGCCCATCGCGCTCATGCCTCGACCGAGGGCGTGACGCACCACGTGCCCGTCTCCGGCGCAGGCCTGCTCATGGAAAAGGAGCTGACTTACCTGAGTAAGGCCGTCAGCGATCCCATCAAGCCCTTCGTCGCCATCATCGGCGGGGCCAAGGTCTCCGACAAGATTGAGGTCATCGACAGCCTGCTCGACCGCGTCACCACGCTGATCATCGGCGGAGGCATGGCCTACACCTTCCTGAACGCCAAGGGGCAGACGACCGGTAAATCGCTTGTCGAGGCCGACAAGATCAACGTCGCCAAGGCGGCGCTGGCCAAAGCAGCGAAGAAGGGCGTCAGCTTCCTGCTGCCGGTTGACCACGTGCTCGCTGACAAGTTCGCCTCCGATGCGAAGACGCAGGTCTTCTCCGGGACCGGCGCCTTCCCTGCCGACATGATGGCGCTCGACATCGGCCCCGCCTCGGTCGAGCTCTTCAAGCGAGAGATCGCCGACGCCATCACGATCGTGTGGAACGGCCCGATGGGGGTCTTCGAGATGCCGGCCTTCGCCAAAGGCACGAACGCAGTCGCCAGGGCCGTCGCGGCAAATCAGGATGCTACCAGCATCGTCGGCGGCGGGGACTCCGTCGCCGCGGTCCAGCAATCGGGAGTCGCCGCGAAGATCACGCACATCTCGACCGGCGGCGGAGCCTCACTGGAGTTTCTCGAAGGCAAAACCCTGCCGGGCGTTGCCGCGCTGACGAACAAGTAA
- a CDS encoding RidA family protein, producing MERTNISGTSPYEPVIGFSRAVRIGNHVHVSGTGPVGADDLDVARQTERCLTIIAEALKNAGASMEHVYRTRMFLTRAEDWKTVGHAHGKFFSTVLPAATMVVVKELLDPRWHIEIEADAFIPE from the coding sequence ATGGAACGGACCAACATTTCGGGTACATCTCCCTACGAGCCTGTCATCGGCTTCTCGCGAGCAGTCCGCATCGGTAACCATGTGCATGTCTCCGGGACAGGGCCAGTAGGCGCGGACGACCTCGACGTTGCCCGGCAGACCGAGCGCTGCCTGACGATCATCGCCGAGGCCCTGAAGAACGCCGGCGCTTCCATGGAACATGTCTATCGCACACGCATGTTCCTGACGCGTGCCGAAGACTGGAAGACGGTCGGCCATGCGCACGGCAAATTTTTCTCGACCGTCCTTCCCGCCGCCACCATGGTGGTCGTCAAGGAGCTGCTCGATCCGCGCTGGCACATCGAGATCGAAGCCGACGCCTTTATTCCGGAATAG
- the gap gene encoding type I glyceraldehyde-3-phosphate dehydrogenase — protein MAVKVGINGFGRIGRNVFRSALGNPDIEFVAVNDLTTPATLAHLLKYDSILGNLHHDIKHGDDFISVDGKKIKVFAERDPAKLDWASVGAQIVVESTGFFTDAEKAKAHLGSTVKKVIISAPATNEDITVVLGVNEGKYDAAKHNVISNASCTTNCLAPVVKVLNDAFSIKSGIMTTIHSYTNDQVILDTPHKDLRRARAAALSMIPSSTGAAKALKLVIPEMDGKLDGFAIRVPTPNVSVVDLTFVTEKPIDVKSVNAALKAAAEGELKPYLGYSDEELVSSDFKGNALSSIVDSKLTKVIGTTGKVISWYDNEWGYSNRVKDLILFLVKKGL, from the coding sequence ATGGCTGTAAAGGTAGGAATCAACGGCTTCGGCCGTATAGGACGTAACGTCTTCCGCAGCGCTCTCGGAAACCCAGATATCGAATTCGTCGCCGTGAACGACCTCACCACGCCGGCCACGCTTGCGCATCTGCTCAAGTACGACTCGATCCTCGGCAACCTGCACCACGACATCAAGCATGGAGACGACTTCATCTCCGTCGACGGCAAGAAGATCAAGGTCTTCGCAGAGCGCGACCCTGCCAAGCTGGACTGGGCCTCCGTCGGCGCCCAGATCGTCGTCGAATCGACCGGCTTCTTCACCGACGCGGAGAAGGCCAAGGCCCACCTCGGTTCGACCGTAAAGAAGGTCATCATCTCCGCCCCCGCCACCAACGAGGACATCACCGTTGTGCTCGGCGTCAACGAAGGCAAGTACGACGCCGCAAAGCACAACGTGATCTCCAACGCGAGTTGCACGACCAACTGCCTCGCCCCGGTCGTGAAGGTGCTCAATGACGCCTTCAGCATCAAGTCGGGCATCATGACCACGATCCACAGCTACACCAACGACCAGGTCATCCTCGACACGCCGCACAAGGACCTGCGCCGCGCCCGCGCCGCTGCCCTGTCGATGATTCCGTCGAGCACAGGCGCCGCCAAGGCCCTCAAGCTCGTCATCCCCGAGATGGACGGCAAGCTGGACGGCTTCGCCATCCGCGTTCCAACCCCGAACGTCTCGGTCGTCGACCTGACCTTCGTCACCGAGAAGCCCATCGACGTGAAGAGCGTCAACGCCGCGCTGAAGGCCGCCGCTGAAGGCGAACTCAAGCCGTACCTCGGCTACAGCGACGAGGAGCTCGTGAGCTCCGACTTCAAGGGCAATGCCCTGTCGTCCATCGTCGACTCCAAGCTAACCAAGGTGATCGGAACCACGGGCAAGGTCATCAGCTGGTACGACAACGAGTGGGGCTACTCCAACCGCGTCAAGGACCTGATTCTCTTCCTGGTGAAGAAGGGTCTGTAA